CCCGGTGGATGCAGACCCCGTACTCGTGATCGCCGAGCACGTCGCCCGCTCGCTCGAGCCAGTCCAGTACGGTCTCGTCCGGATCTGTCGCGAGCGCGTCCCGCACCGCTCGGGCGTTCGCCGCCTGTTCCTCCCCGATGTCGGACCGAGCCGGGGGAGCGTCGACGTCGTCGACCGCGACGTTGACGACGACGTGAACGCCGGGATCGAACGTCGTCAGGGAGAGCGCCCCGTCCCACTGGAAACAGAACGCGTCCGCCGCGTCAGCGACGACGAGGTAGAAACCGCTGTACTCGTCGTCCTCGACCGCATCCTCGACGATCGATTTCGCGTCGGCGGCGGACCGCGCCTCGAGCACGTCGGCGACGAGCAATCCCCGCGAGCGGTCACCGGCGAGGTCGGCGTCGGTCCACTTGTTCGTGATCCCCGCGAAGACGCCGTGCTCGTTGTAGCCGATCCAGGTCCCGCCGGCCTCGGCGTCCCTGGGTGCGACGACCAGCGGCTCCTCGTCGTAGACGGCGGGCGGAACTGACTCCCGTCCCAGCGCCTCGTCACGATTCGCGGCGACTGCCACCGGTGCCTCGTCGAAGACCTGCCAGGCGAGCGTGAGCGTACACACGCAACTGAATAGGAACGCCAGCGTCTTAACTTCGGTTCCAGCGGCAGTCCGATCGGTACCACCGGCGATCGATGGGAGTCACGCCGACTCGGTCACGTCCGTCCCCGCCTCGAGCAGTCGATCGCGAACCCGCTCGCGGTCGACGGTCCCCGACGTCGTCCGGGGAAGCGCGTCGGCGATACCGATCGTCTTCGGTCGCTTGAATCCGGCGAGGCGGTCGTCACAGTGGGCGCGGATCGATCGGGGCTCGAGCGAGTCGTCGCTGGCCGATTCCGATGCCGGGCCGGGAACGACGAGCGCACCAACCCGCTCGCCCCACTCCTCGTCCGCGAGTCCGACGACCGCGGCGTCCTCGACGCGGGGATGGGCTCGGAGCGCAGCGACGACGTCGCCGGGATCGACGTTCTCGCCGCCGGTCACGATGCGGTCACTCCGACGGTTGAGAACCCACAGGCGTCCGTCGTCGTCCTCGTAGCCGACGTCCCCGGTGTGTAAGCCGCGTTCGTCGATGGCCGCCGCAGTCTTCTCGTCGTCGAGATAGCCGGGTGTCACCGTCGGCCCCGAAACCACGAGCTCCCCTTGCTGGCCGGGATCGACCGTCGCGCCGGTCTCGTCGACGACGGACACGTCGGTGAAGAGCAACGGCTGGCCGACGGTTCCCTCGTGGGTCCCGGTCTCCGCCGGCGTCGCCGTCGCGATCTGGGACGCGGTCTCGGTCATGCCGTAGGTCGGATGGACCGGAACACCCGCGTCTCGGAACCGCTCGAGCAACTCGCTCGAGGCCGGCGCGCCGCCGAGTAGCACGAATCGCAACGCGTCGGCCGGCTCCCAGCCGGCATCCAGCAGCCGCTTGCACATCGTCGGGACGAACGAGACGCCGGTCACGTCGTACGTTTCGAGGACCCGAGACGTCGATTCCGCGTCGAACTCGCGCTGAATCACGACCGTCGTGCCGTACAGCACCGATCGGATCACGGGTGCCAGTCCGCCCATGTGGTACATCGGAAGGCAACACAGCCACCGATCGGTCGGCGTCACACCGAGCCGAAACGCGGAGGCCGTGGCACTCGCGACGAGATTGCCGACCGTCAGTCGGACGGCCTTCGGCTCGCCCGACGTCCCGGACGTGAACATGATCAGTTGCGTGTCGTCGCGCTCGAGGGGGACCGGCTCGACCGCTCGAGACCACTCGCGATCGGCGTCGCTCGCTCCGCTCGAGTCCGACGGGAGCAGCGATCGGACTCGTTCACAGCCGGGATCGTCCACCGACCGGAGATCGATGGAATCGGTATCTGCCGAATCGATCGGCTCGATTTCGGCCGCGACCTCGCGAGCGGCGTCCTCGGTGCTCCCGTCGCAGACGAGCGTGGTCGGGTCGGTTCGCTCGACCTTCGCCGCGAGTTCGCCGATCGTCTCGCGGACGTTCAGCGGGAGCACGGTCGTGCCGGTTCGCATCGCGGCGAAGAAGATCGTCGCGAAGGCGGGTCTGGTCGGCATGAGAAGGGCGATCCGCTGGCCGTCATCGCCCCCACCGTCGGATTCGCCGGCAGTCACGGCCTCGAGGGCCGACGCGACGCGGTCGACTCGCCGATCGAACTCGCGGAAGCTCCACTCGAATCCCGTCTCGGTATCGACCAGCGCCGTCCGCTGTGGCGTCGCCGCCGTCCGGTGTGCGACGAGGTCTCGAGTCGGCCAGTCGGTCGGCTCGCCCATCATGGATCCCACACGTCCGAGACGCCGAGCCCCTTGGCTTGCGGGACGACCGCCGACCCCTTCTCGAGCAGGACGGGATCGCGACCCAGATCGGTCGCGAGCAGTTCGCCCGTGGCCAGCCCGCAGGCCGGAACGTCGGGGATCGCCGCCGCGAGGTGGACGGCACCCGTCCGCGCGACGACACCGTCGATGGTGGTCGTCACCAGCGGCGTGATGTCGACTTCCGTCACCCAGGCCGCGACCTTGCGGGCGACGTCGATCCCGCCGAGCGCCATCGGTTTCAGGACGGCGACGTCCGCCGCATCGGCGTCGCAGATCGCATCGACGCCGTGCTCGAGTAACCCTTCGTCGAGCGCGATCGAGACGCCGCCGCTCCTGGCTCGGAGGTCCGCGTGCCCTTCGAGCGCCCCCGCGGGCAACGGCTGCTCGAGGATCGAGAGCCCGAGGTCCGAAAACGCATCGAGCGCCGATTCCGCTTCCTCGTAGGTCCACGCCTCGTTGGCGTCGGCGCGCAGTTCGACGGTCGATCCGACGGTCTCACGTACGCGGCGGACGCGTTCTACGTCTTCCTCGACGCTGCGGAGACCGACTTTCAGCTTACAGCAGTCGAACCCGCGGTCGACGGCTCGCTGTGCCTCGTCGGCGGTTTCGGACGGCGACCCGTCGCCGATGGTCGCGTTGACGGGAACCCGACCGACCATCGGTCCCTGTCCGAGGTAGCGGTACAGCGGCGTCGGCTCGCGAGACGCCTGCAGGTCGGCCAGCGCCAGCGAGAGCGCGTGTCGGGCCGCGACCTGCCGGTCGACGGCCTCGAGTGCCCCGCTCGGCCCGTCCGTCCGAATCGCGTCCTGTGCCCGCTCGAGCGCCCGTTCGCAGTCGGCGTGGGACTCGGTCCAGCCGGGGAGCGGCGTCGCTTCGCCGTAGCCGACGGCCGATCGAGAGCGAGCGTCGGCCGTCCCGTCTTCGTCGAACAGCCGGACCAGAAAGCCGTCACGGGAGTCGATCGTCCCGTCGGCCGTCTCGAGCGCCTCGGTGAGCTCGAGCGAGAACGGCCGGTACTCGAGGGAAAGGGAGCCGGTCGCGTTCATAGGATCACCAGCCCTCCGGCGAAACAGACCGCGTATATCGCGAGCAGCTTGCCCGTCCCCTCGAGGGCCGGGTTGAGCGCCTCGCCGTCCGTTCGCGTACAGACCGTTCGCGCGATCATCGCAGCGTAGGGCAGCGTGACGAGCGGGAGCAACACGCCGGGACCGAGGCCCGCCGCCGCCCAGAACCAGAGAGGAACGACGTAGGCGAGCGCGAGCAGGGAGACGTACTCGAGACGGCTCCACCGGTAGCCGAGCCGGACTGCGAGGGTTCGCTTGCCGGTCCCGGCGTCAGTCTCCTTGTCGCGAATGTTGTTCACCACGAGGATGGCCGTCGAGATGCCGGCGACCGGCAGGCTCGCCGCGACGGCGTCTCGGGTGAGCGTTCCGACGGGGATGGCCGTCGTCAGCGGTTCCGCGAGAACAGCTGCGGCTTGCACGTAGTACGTCCCCGTGACGGCGACGAGACCGAAGAAGACGAATACGAAGAGGTCGCCCAGTCCGTGGTAGCCCAGCGGATAGGGGCCGCCCGTGTACGCCCACCCGCAGAAGACGCTCACGAGCCCGACGATCAGGATCGGGAGGCCCCCGATATAAACGAGATAGGTGCCGGTGATGATCGCCAGCCCGAAGGTGACGAACGTGGCGAGTTTGACCTGCTCGGGCGAGATGAGTCCCGACTGGGTGACGCGGGTGAATCCCTCCCGATCCTCCGTATCGGCGCCCTTGATCGCGTCGTAGTAGTCGTTCGCGAAATTCGTCCCGATCTGTATCAGTGCCGCACCGACGAAGGCGAACAGTGCCGGCAGCGGCGCGAACACCCCCTCGTGGACCGCGAGTCCCGTCCCCACGATAATGGGGGCCGCAGCCGCGGGCAAGGTCTGGGGGCGGGCCGCCATCAGCCACGCCTTCGTCCGTGAGATTTCGACCTCGGCCGAACTCATTGTTCGAATGTGCCACTCGAGAGAGTGTCAACGTTGGCATTGCGGGTCGGGGTTCCGGGGCTCGTCTACGTCGGCGGGATCGCCACCTCGAGGGACCCCATATCGAAAAACGCCGTCTCGTACCCCTGATGGCGTGCCGCTTGCGGCGACGATTCGATCACGATCCGCACCGAATCGCCCGGCCGAACGTCCGGAATCGATCGACCGTACGACAGGCCGAACGCGGCGTCGAGCGTTCCCTCGAGTTGCCGGTCGACGACCGTCGACCCGTTGCGTCCGATAACGGCCCGCATCGACATATTCACCAGCGGAACGCGGTTGTACGGCGTCCGCGGGGAGACGAGCAGGTATCGCTCCTCGCCG
This portion of the Natrinema salinisoli genome encodes:
- a CDS encoding NRDE family protein; translation: MCTLTLAWQVFDEAPVAVAANRDEALGRESVPPAVYDEEPLVVAPRDAEAGGTWIGYNEHGVFAGITNKWTDADLAGDRSRGLLVADVLEARSAADAKSIVEDAVEDDEYSGFYLVVADAADAFCFQWDGALSLTTFDPGVHVVVNVAVDDVDAPPARSDIGEEQAANARAVRDALATDPDETVLDWLERAGDVLGDHEYGVCIHRDGFGTKSSSLIALGPETEQYAFAPGPPCRTSYDDVRLADDALETGLEGSTRAE
- a CDS encoding class I adenylate-forming enzyme family protein yields the protein MGEPTDWPTRDLVAHRTAATPQRTALVDTETGFEWSFREFDRRVDRVASALEAVTAGESDGGGDDGQRIALLMPTRPAFATIFFAAMRTGTTVLPLNVRETIGELAAKVERTDPTTLVCDGSTEDAAREVAAEIEPIDSADTDSIDLRSVDDPGCERVRSLLPSDSSGASDADREWSRAVEPVPLERDDTQLIMFTSGTSGEPKAVRLTVGNLVASATASAFRLGVTPTDRWLCCLPMYHMGGLAPVIRSVLYGTTVVIQREFDAESTSRVLETYDVTGVSFVPTMCKRLLDAGWEPADALRFVLLGGAPASSELLERFRDAGVPVHPTYGMTETASQIATATPAETGTHEGTVGQPLLFTDVSVVDETGATVDPGQQGELVVSGPTVTPGYLDDEKTAAAIDERGLHTGDVGYEDDDGRLWVLNRRSDRIVTGGENVDPGDVVAALRAHPRVEDAAVVGLADEEWGERVGALVVPGPASESASDDSLEPRSIRAHCDDRLAGFKRPKTIGIADALPRTTSGTVDRERVRDRLLEAGTDVTESA
- a CDS encoding mandelate racemase/muconate lactonizing enzyme family protein, coding for MNATGSLSLEYRPFSLELTEALETADGTIDSRDGFLVRLFDEDGTADARSRSAVGYGEATPLPGWTESHADCERALERAQDAIRTDGPSGALEAVDRQVAARHALSLALADLQASREPTPLYRYLGQGPMVGRVPVNATIGDGSPSETADEAQRAVDRGFDCCKLKVGLRSVEEDVERVRRVRETVGSTVELRADANEAWTYEEAESALDAFSDLGLSILEQPLPAGALEGHADLRARSGGVSIALDEGLLEHGVDAICDADAADVAVLKPMALGGIDVARKVAAWVTEVDITPLVTTTIDGVVARTGAVHLAAAIPDVPACGLATGELLATDLGRDPVLLEKGSAVVPQAKGLGVSDVWDP
- a CDS encoding 1,4-dihydroxy-2-naphthoate polyprenyltransferase, yielding MSSAEVEISRTKAWLMAARPQTLPAAAAPIIVGTGLAVHEGVFAPLPALFAFVGAALIQIGTNFANDYYDAIKGADTEDREGFTRVTQSGLISPEQVKLATFVTFGLAIITGTYLVYIGGLPILIVGLVSVFCGWAYTGGPYPLGYHGLGDLFVFVFFGLVAVTGTYYVQAAAVLAEPLTTAIPVGTLTRDAVAASLPVAGISTAILVVNNIRDKETDAGTGKRTLAVRLGYRWSRLEYVSLLALAYVVPLWFWAAAGLGPGVLLPLVTLPYAAMIARTVCTRTDGEALNPALEGTGKLLAIYAVCFAGGLVIL